One Mycolicibacterium pulveris genomic region harbors:
- a CDS encoding APC family permease has product MSTPERPALHRRLGTVDAVTIGLGSMMGAGVFVAFAPAAAAAASGLLIGLVMAAVVAYCNATSSARLAARYPQSGGTYVYARERLGAFWGYLAGWSFISGKSASCAAMALTVGYYLWPDWAHAVAVAAVVALTAVNYAGIQKSALLTRALVAVVLAVLAGVVVVVMGLGDVDAARLALRDDFSAGGVLQAAGLLFFAFAGYARIATLGEEVRDPAKTIPRAIPIALGITLVVYAAVAVAVLSELGSQTLASATAPLADAVRAAGYPAVEPVVRAGAAVAALGSLLALILGVSRTALAMARDGHLPTALAAVHPRFGSPHRADIAVGAIVAVVAAVVDVRSAIGFSSFAVLVYYAIANAAAFTLGRKVIPIAGMIGCLVLAFALPGPSVLAGVSVVLVGALAYRLTA; this is encoded by the coding sequence GTGAGCACGCCGGAGCGCCCCGCGCTGCACCGGCGGCTGGGCACCGTGGACGCGGTCACCATCGGGCTCGGCTCGATGATGGGCGCCGGCGTCTTCGTCGCCTTCGCCCCCGCGGCCGCCGCCGCAGCATCGGGCCTGCTGATCGGGCTGGTGATGGCCGCCGTCGTCGCTTACTGCAACGCCACCTCATCGGCCCGGCTGGCTGCGCGGTATCCGCAGTCCGGCGGCACCTACGTCTACGCCAGGGAACGGCTCGGCGCGTTCTGGGGCTACCTCGCGGGGTGGAGCTTCATCAGCGGTAAGAGCGCGTCCTGCGCGGCGATGGCGCTGACGGTCGGGTACTACCTGTGGCCGGACTGGGCGCACGCGGTCGCGGTGGCCGCGGTGGTGGCGCTGACGGCGGTGAACTACGCGGGCATCCAGAAGTCGGCGCTGTTGACCCGGGCGCTGGTCGCGGTCGTGCTCGCGGTGCTGGCCGGGGTGGTCGTGGTCGTGATGGGACTCGGCGACGTCGACGCCGCGCGGCTGGCGTTGCGCGATGACTTCTCCGCGGGCGGCGTGCTACAGGCCGCCGGGCTGTTGTTCTTCGCGTTCGCCGGCTATGCCCGGATCGCCACGCTCGGCGAAGAGGTGCGCGACCCGGCCAAGACGATCCCGCGCGCCATCCCGATCGCGCTGGGTATCACGTTGGTGGTGTACGCCGCCGTCGCGGTCGCCGTGCTGTCCGAACTAGGCAGCCAGACACTGGCGTCGGCGACGGCGCCGCTGGCCGACGCGGTGCGCGCGGCCGGGTACCCGGCGGTGGAGCCGGTGGTGCGTGCCGGCGCGGCCGTCGCGGCGCTCGGCTCGCTGCTCGCGCTGATCCTCGGGGTGTCGCGGACGGCGCTGGCCATGGCACGCGACGGACACCTGCCCACTGCGCTTGCCGCGGTGCACCCGCGCTTCGGCAGCCCGCACCGCGCCGACATCGCCGTCGGCGCCATCGTGGCCGTCGTCGCGGCGGTGGTGGACGTCCGCAGCGCGATCGGGTTCTCCTCGTTCGCCGTGCTGGTCTACTACGCGATCGCCAACGCCGCGGCGTTCACGCTGGGGCGCAAGGTGATTCCGATCGCCGGGATGATCGGCTGTCTGGTCCTGGCGTTCGCACTGCCGGGCCCTTCGGTGCTCGCGGGCGTATCCGTGGTGCTGGTCGGCGCGCTG